A genomic window from Alphaproteobacteria bacterium includes:
- a CDS encoding ADP-heptose--LPS heptosyltransferase, giving the protein MNEANLARHRRILVIKLGALGDMVLCMRAFQAIQRAHPKANIGLLTSPPFATLARRCGYFDAVLEDPRAPKWDIGAWLDLRRHVSDFKPSRVYDLQGKTRQSILYYLLGGPLGKIEWSGAAPACPLARPWPPAPGIHYTDFVDGQLKLAGITDIGEPDLAWLDAPVDQFKLPKKFALLLPGSSLDHPYKRWPAANFAALAKKLEERGMQVVMAGARGDETQLAMIEHLAPGTVNLINKTDLMQLASIARKAALAVGNDTGPTHVAAAAGAPTLALFSEKVDPAWSAPRGKTVKWLQGNPIDTITVDQALAALPA; this is encoded by the coding sequence ATGAACGAAGCCAACCTCGCGCGCCACCGGCGCATTCTGGTTATCAAGCTGGGCGCGCTCGGCGATATGGTTTTGTGCATGCGCGCCTTTCAGGCGATCCAGCGCGCGCACCCGAAAGCCAATATAGGGCTGCTCACATCCCCGCCCTTCGCCACGCTTGCGCGGCGCTGCGGTTATTTCGATGCCGTGCTCGAAGACCCGCGCGCGCCAAAATGGGATATCGGCGCATGGCTCGATCTGCGCCGTCATGTAAGCGATTTCAAGCCCTCCCGGGTCTATGACCTGCAAGGCAAAACGCGGCAGAGCATCCTTTATTACCTGCTCGGCGGGCCTTTGGGGAAAATCGAATGGTCGGGCGCCGCGCCCGCTTGCCCGCTTGCGCGTCCGTGGCCGCCTGCGCCCGGCATCCATTACACGGATTTCGTCGATGGGCAGCTCAAGCTGGCGGGGATCACGGATATCGGCGAACCGGATCTCGCTTGGCTTGATGCGCCGGTTGATCAATTCAAGCTGCCCAAGAAATTCGCACTGCTTTTGCCCGGTTCCTCGCTCGATCACCCCTATAAGCGCTGGCCCGCAGCGAACTTCGCCGCGCTTGCCAAGAAGCTTGAAGAAAGGGGCATGCAAGTTGTGATGGCCGGTGCGCGCGGCGATGAAACGCAGCTCGCGATGATCGAACATCTGGCGCCCGGTACGGTTAATTTGATCAACAAGACGGATTTGATGCAGCTTGCAAGCATCGCGCGCAAGGCTGCGCTGGCTGTCGGCAACGATACGGGGCCAACCCATGTGGCCGCTGCTGCGGGCGCGCCCACGCTGGCGCTGTTCAGTGAAAAGGTTGATCCTGCGTGGTCGGCGCCGCGCGGTAAAACGGTAAAATGGCTGCAAGGCAACCCGATCGATACGATTACGGTCGATCAGGCGCTGGCGGCGCTTCCCGCCTGA
- a CDS encoding citrate synthase, with the protein MADDKKAETVTVTHDNSGKSWKFDLLSGSVGPQAIDTRKLLGETGYLTFDPGFTSTASCESKITFIDGENGVLLHRGYPIDQLAEKSDFLEVAYLLMHGELPDEEGKKDWIKHITYHTMVHEQLINFYNGFRRDAHPMAVMCGVVGALSSFYHDSTDIHDEEQRNIACHRLIAKMPTIAAMAYKYAVGQPFVYPQNNLSYAENFLYMTFSLPAEPYKINPVLARAMDRIFILHADHEQNASTSTVRLASSSQANPFACIAAGIASLWGPAHGGANEAVLSMLDEIGSVDKIPEVIKRAKDKSDPFRLMGFGHRVYKNFDPRAKIMKQTCDEVLAELGVNDPLLKVAKELERVALQDDYFVEKKLYPNVDFYSGIILRAMGFPTSIFTVLFALARTAGWVAHWMEQSADKQAKIGRPRQLYTGYPQRPYVPLNKRK; encoded by the coding sequence ATGGCCGACGATAAAAAAGCGGAAACCGTAACCGTTACGCACGACAACAGCGGCAAATCCTGGAAATTTGATCTACTGAGCGGCTCGGTCGGGCCGCAGGCGATCGATACGCGCAAGCTGTTGGGCGAAACTGGCTACCTTACCTTCGATCCCGGCTTTACATCGACCGCGAGCTGCGAATCCAAAATCACCTTTATCGACGGCGAAAACGGCGTGCTCCTGCATCGCGGCTACCCGATCGACCAGCTGGCGGAGAAAAGCGATTTTCTCGAGGTCGCCTATTTGCTGATGCATGGCGAGCTGCCGGACGAAGAAGGAAAAAAAGATTGGATCAAGCACATCACCTATCACACCATGGTGCATGAACAGCTGATCAATTTCTATAACGGCTTCCGCCGCGATGCGCATCCGATGGCGGTCATGTGCGGCGTCGTGGGCGCGCTTTCCTCGTTTTACCACGATTCGACCGATATTCACGACGAAGAGCAGCGCAACATCGCCTGCCACCGCTTGATCGCGAAGATGCCGACCATCGCCGCCATGGCCTATAAATACGCGGTGGGACAGCCTTTCGTGTATCCGCAAAACAACCTGTCATACGCGGAAAACTTTCTCTATATGACCTTCTCCCTCCCCGCCGAGCCGTACAAGATCAACCCCGTGCTGGCGCGCGCGATGGACCGCATCTTTATTTTGCACGCCGACCACGAACAGAACGCTTCCACCTCCACCGTCCGCCTCGCCAGCTCGTCGCAAGCCAACCCGTTCGCCTGTATCGCGGCCGGCATCGCCTCGCTTTGGGGTCCGGCGCATGGTGGCGCCAACGAAGCGGTTTTGAGCATGCTGGACGAGATCGGCAGCGTCGATAAGATCCCCGAAGTGATCAAGCGCGCCAAGGATAAAAGCGACCCGTTCCGCCTTATGGGCTTCGGGCACCGCGTGTACAAGAATTTCGACCCGCGCGCCAAGATCATGAAACAGACCTGCGACGAGGTTCTGGCCGAATTGGGCGTGAATGACCCGCTGCTGAAGGTCGCGAAGGAGCTGGAGCGCGTCGCGCTGCAGGATGATTACTTCGTCGAGAAAAAGCTTTACCCGAACGTCGATTTCTATTCCGGCATAATCCTGCGCGCCATGGGCTTCCCGACCAGCATCTTTACCGTGCTGTTCGCGCTGGCCCGCACTGCAGGCTGGGTCGCGCACTGGATGGAGCAATCGGCCGACAAACAGGCCAAGATCGGCCGCCCGCGCCAGCTCTACACCGGCTACCCGCAGCGGCCCTATGTGCCGTTGAACAAGCGGAAATAA
- a CDS encoding glutamate--tRNA ligase, which translates to MAVVVRFPPSPTGMLHIGSARTALFNWLFARRHGGKFLLRVEDTDRERSTPEAVKAIYEGMNWLGLSWDGEPVIQTNNLARHAAVARELLEQGKAYYCYCTPQELEAMRAEQKTKGQTVRYDGRWRDRDPKEAPADAKPVVRIKMPLEGETTVTDHVLGTITVQNSQLDDMILLRSDGSPTYMLSVVVDDYDMGITHVIRGDDHMTNTFRQVQIIKAMGWPVPEYAHVPMILGPDGQKFSKRHGAPAVSDYRDRGYLPEAMRNYLLRLCWSHGDDEIITDEQAKTWFDLEHIGKSPARFDFVKLDSLNAHYLRLMPDEALAQTTAPFIEKKIGRMPDANELATLARAMPDLKPRAKTLIDLAEAALCYFSTRPLAFDDKAKKHLNEEGKKHLAALATEMGALPDFTAAAVEELFRVYAEKNAVKLGAIAQPLRAALTGTGTSPPIFGVAEILGREETLARISDAAAA; encoded by the coding sequence ATGGCAGTCGTCGTCCGTTTTCCGCCCTCGCCCACCGGCATGCTGCATATCGGCAGCGCCCGCACGGCGCTTTTCAACTGGCTGTTCGCACGGCGGCATGGCGGCAAATTCCTGCTGCGGGTGGAGGATACCGACCGCGAGCGTTCGACCCCGGAAGCTGTGAAGGCCATTTATGAAGGCATGAACTGGCTTGGGCTAAGCTGGGACGGCGAACCCGTGATCCAGACCAACAATCTGGCCCGTCACGCGGCTGTGGCGCGCGAACTTCTGGAACAGGGCAAGGCCTATTACTGCTATTGCACGCCGCAGGAGCTTGAGGCGATGCGCGCCGAACAAAAAACCAAGGGCCAGACCGTGCGCTATGACGGTCGCTGGCGCGACCGCGACCCGAAGGAAGCCCCGGCGGACGCGAAACCGGTTGTGCGGATCAAGATGCCGCTGGAAGGCGAAACCACGGTCACCGACCACGTGCTCGGCACCATCACGGTGCAGAACAGCCAGCTCGACGATATGATCCTGCTGCGCTCCGACGGTTCGCCCACCTACATGCTTTCGGTGGTGGTCGATGACTATGACATGGGCATCACCCATGTCATCCGCGGCGACGACCATATGACCAACACCTTCCGCCAGGTGCAGATCATCAAGGCCATGGGCTGGCCGGTGCCGGAATACGCGCATGTCCCCATGATCCTTGGCCCCGACGGGCAGAAATTCTCCAAGCGCCACGGCGCGCCGGCCGTCAGCGATTATCGCGACCGCGGCTATCTGCCCGAAGCGATGCGCAACTATCTGCTGCGCCTGTGCTGGAGCCATGGCGACGACGAGATCATCACCGACGAACAGGCAAAGACCTGGTTCGATCTCGAGCATATCGGCAAATCCCCCGCCCGCTTCGATTTCGTGAAGCTGGATTCGCTCAACGCGCATTATTTGCGCCTGATGCCGGACGAAGCGCTCGCGCAAACGACCGCGCCCTTCATCGAGAAGAAAATCGGTCGCATGCCGGATGCAAACGAACTGGCGACGCTGGCGCGCGCGATGCCCGATCTGAAACCACGCGCCAAGACCCTGATCGATCTTGCCGAAGCGGCGCTTTGCTACTTCAGCACGCGCCCGCTTGCCTTCGACGACAAGGCGAAGAAACATCTGAACGAAGAAGGCAAGAAGCACCTTGCGGCGCTGGCGACCGAGATGGGCGCGCTGCCCGATTTTACCGCCGCGGCGGTGGAAGAGCTGTTCCGCGTCTATGCCGAGAAAAACGCGGTCAAGCTCGGGGCCATCGCGCAACCCCTGCGCGCCGCCCTGACCGGCACCGGCACCTCGCCGCCGATTTTCGGCGTGGCCGAGATATTGGGCCGCGAAGAAACGCTGGCCCGGATCAGCGACGCCGCGGCCGCCTGA
- a CDS encoding DUF4131 domain-containing protein gives MAFTNPIPALAARLLEERDRWPLWAPVAMGLGVGVYFALPFEPWRAVLSAAPLALAAGLFAQRLGAPGYAWMGLFFALLGFNAAQLSAILHAGPMVDYAMHGRMVQGRVLAIDAVEGKSRLLLDRLEVQYLAPSDTPARVRITVKQPPAALPRPGARIELKASLSPMSGPVAPGAYDFRRHGYFDGRGAVGWARGDVKVLERPEAGGLDTLAETLRTVIAERVDARLEGDSAAVTTALLNGEQTGIGDAAMAAMRASGLVHLLSISGVHIGLVAGLVFFAVRGLLALVPFLALRFPIKKWAAAVALAAILAYTWLVGAPVPTVRSALMTGIVLLAVLVDRRALSMRLIALAAAVVLLLFPHAMLGPSFQMSFAAVLGMIAVYESRQQDWLELAQRRSPFWRGILYLGGIAGTSVIATAMTTPFTLYHFQVMNWYGVVANMLAVPLTGFWIMPAALLSYLLMPLGLEGWAVTVMGWGVEAMLAIARTVAAWPGAVATIPLMPPAALLAIVAGGLWLCLWRTGLRWFGLCGVALGLGWMLAAPRPDILVDEGGKVWAARLADGRMAFGGARAGNFVIGQWQQQDGGTEFIAFRDAIKAGARDLMCQKISCYFMHGDTWAAFIRDPKMLKEACAVATLVVTPYDAYECLESGAPAIDRPMLNARGAHAVYLEDGGMRTVGVRRRAGARPWAAGWRGWGDDAGGRQK, from the coding sequence ATGGCTTTTACCAACCCCATCCCTGCGCTGGCGGCCCGGCTGCTGGAAGAACGCGACCGCTGGCCCTTATGGGCGCCCGTGGCCATGGGGCTTGGCGTGGGGGTTTATTTCGCTCTGCCGTTCGAGCCGTGGCGCGCCGTGCTGTCGGCCGCGCCGCTGGCGCTGGCGGCGGGGCTGTTCGCGCAGCGCCTTGGCGCGCCCGGCTATGCGTGGATGGGGCTGTTTTTCGCCCTGCTCGGGTTCAACGCGGCGCAGCTTTCCGCCATTTTGCATGCCGGGCCGATGGTCGATTACGCCATGCATGGACGCATGGTGCAGGGCAGGGTGCTGGCTATCGATGCGGTGGAAGGTAAATCCCGTTTGCTGCTCGATCGGCTGGAGGTTCAGTACCTCGCGCCGTCCGATACGCCCGCACGCGTGCGCATTACGGTGAAGCAACCGCCCGCAGCGCTGCCGCGGCCGGGCGCGCGGATCGAGCTGAAGGCCTCGCTCAGCCCCATGAGCGGCCCGGTCGCGCCCGGCGCCTATGATTTCCGCCGTCACGGCTATTTCGACGGGCGCGGCGCGGTGGGCTGGGCGCGGGGCGATGTGAAGGTGCTGGAACGGCCCGAAGCCGGCGGGCTGGATACGCTGGCCGAAACGTTGCGCACGGTGATTGCCGAGCGCGTTGATGCGCGGCTGGAAGGCGACAGCGCTGCCGTGACCACCGCGCTTCTGAACGGCGAACAGACGGGCATCGGCGATGCCGCCATGGCGGCGATGCGGGCTTCGGGGCTCGTGCATTTGCTTTCCATCTCCGGGGTGCATATCGGGCTTGTTGCGGGGCTGGTGTTTTTCGCGGTGCGCGGGCTTCTGGCGCTCGTGCCGTTTCTTGCGCTGCGCTTCCCGATCAAGAAGTGGGCGGCTGCGGTCGCGCTGGCGGCGATCCTTGCCTATACGTGGCTTGTCGGCGCGCCGGTGCCGACCGTGCGTTCGGCCCTTATGACCGGCATCGTGCTGCTTGCCGTGCTGGTGGACAGGCGCGCGCTTAGCATGCGGCTGATCGCGCTGGCGGCTGCCGTCGTGCTGCTGCTGTTTCCGCACGCCATGCTTGGGCCAAGCTTCCAGATGTCGTTTGCAGCCGTACTTGGCATGATCGCGGTCTATGAAAGCCGGCAGCAGGACTGGCTTGAACTCGCGCAACGGCGCAGCCCGTTCTGGCGCGGCATATTGTATCTGGGCGGTATTGCCGGCACTTCTGTTATCGCCACCGCCATGACGACGCCTTTTACGCTCTACCACTTTCAGGTCATGAACTGGTACGGCGTGGTGGCGAATATGCTGGCCGTGCCGCTCACGGGTTTCTGGATCATGCCCGCCGCGTTGCTTTCATATCTTTTGATGCCGCTGGGGCTGGAAGGCTGGGCCGTGACGGTCATGGGCTGGGGGGTCGAAGCCATGCTGGCCATCGCCCGCACCGTGGCGGCCTGGCCGGGTGCCGTCGCCACCATACCGCTCATGCCGCCCGCGGCGCTGCTGGCCATCGTGGCGGGCGGGCTATGGCTCTGCCTGTGGCGTACGGGCTTGCGCTGGTTCGGGCTTTGCGGGGTCGCGCTCGGGCTCGGCTGGATGCTTGCCGCGCCCCGGCCCGATATATTGGTGGATGAAGGCGGCAAGGTATGGGCCGCGCGGCTTGCGGACGGGCGCATGGCTTTCGGCGGCGCCCGGGCGGGGAATTTCGTGATCGGCCAGTGGCAGCAGCAGGATGGCGGGACGGAATTCATCGCCTTCCGCGATGCGATAAAGGCGGGCGCACGCGATCTGATGTGCCAGAAGATAAGCTGCTATTTCATGCATGGCGATACATGGGCCGCTTTTATACGCGACCCCAAGATGCTGAAGGAAGCCTGTGCGGTCGCTACGCTGGTTGTGACGCCGTATGACGCTTATGAATGCCTGGAGAGCGGCGCGCCCGCGATCGACCGGCCCATGCTAAACGCGCGCGGGGCGCATGCGGTGTATCTGGAAGATGGCGGCATGAGGACCGTTGGCGTGCGCCGCCGGGCCGGCGCGCGGCCATGGGCGGCCGGCTGGCGCGGCTGGGGCGACGACGCAGGCGGCAGACAAAAATAA
- the lexA gene encoding transcriptional repressor LexA produces MLTRKQQELLTLIKGRMDEEGVPPSFDEMKDALGLASKSGIHRLITGLEERGFIRRLPHRARALEIVRMPENMQGAANTATHAVPGLPAIAANTLSLPLYGRIAAGHAIEALSDPGQSLEVPASLLGRGAARAEHYALEVDGDSMIEAGILDGDSAIIRRCERAERGDIVVALIDEQDVTLKYWQPKPGTGGGQIVLEPANKNYKPMVFEPERVRLQGKLVGLLRQY; encoded by the coding sequence ATGCTCACTCGCAAACAGCAGGAATTGCTGACCCTTATCAAAGGCCGCATGGATGAAGAAGGCGTGCCGCCTTCCTTCGATGAAATGAAGGATGCGCTCGGCCTCGCTTCCAAATCCGGCATTCACCGGCTGATCACCGGGCTGGAGGAGCGCGGCTTTATCCGCCGGCTGCCCCACCGCGCCCGCGCGCTTGAAATCGTGCGCATGCCTGAAAACATGCAGGGCGCAGCCAATACCGCCACCCATGCCGTGCCCGGCCTGCCGGCCATCGCCGCAAACACACTTTCCCTTCCGCTTTACGGCCGCATCGCCGCCGGGCATGCGATCGAGGCGCTGAGTGACCCCGGGCAAAGCCTTGAGGTGCCCGCCAGCCTGCTCGGGCGCGGCGCGGCGCGGGCCGAACATTACGCGCTTGAGGTGGACGGCGATTCGATGATCGAGGCCGGTATCCTTGACGGTGATAGCGCCATCATTCGCCGCTGCGAGCGGGCCGAACGCGGCGATATCGTTGTCGCCCTGATCGACGAGCAGGATGTCACGCTGAAATACTGGCAACCCAAACCCGGCACCGGGGGCGGCCAGATCGTGCTTGAACCCGCCAACAAGAATTACAAGCCCATGGTGTTCGAACCGGAACGCGTCCGCCTTCAGGGCAAGCTTGTCGGGCTTTTGCGGCAATACTGA
- a CDS encoding mismatch-specific DNA-glycosylase, translating to MPEPILPDLLAPGLKLVFCGTAPSRASARAQAYYGNPGNFFWDALLQIGLTPRRFQPKEYPALLPLGIGLTDLNKTEVGSDHELSDTAFDCPALFEKIARFGPRALAFTSKNAGGIFLGSRDIDFGEQPAKIGDTRIFVLPSPSGRARSHWDVRYWKEAAKTALP from the coding sequence ATGCCTGAACCCATCCTCCCCGATCTGCTTGCGCCCGGCCTGAAGCTGGTTTTTTGCGGCACGGCGCCCAGCCGCGCTTCAGCCCGCGCGCAAGCCTATTACGGCAACCCCGGAAATTTCTTCTGGGATGCGCTTCTTCAAATCGGCCTCACGCCCCGCCGTTTTCAGCCGAAAGAATATCCCGCGCTGCTCCCGCTCGGGATCGGCCTCACGGACCTGAACAAAACCGAGGTGGGCAGCGACCACGAACTTTCCGATACGGCCTTCGATTGCCCGGCGCTGTTCGAAAAGATCGCGCGCTTCGGCCCGCGCGCGCTGGCCTTTACCAGCAAGAACGCGGGCGGCATTTTTCTTGGCAGCCGCGATATCGATTTTGGCGAACAGCCGGCAAAAATCGGCGATACGCGCATCTTCGTCCTGCCCTCCCCCTCCGGCCGGGCGCGCAGCCACTGGGACGTAAGGTACTGGAAAGAAGCGGCGAAAACCGCGTTGCCTTAG
- a CDS encoding translation initiation factor IF-3, with protein MSIIRQPFTPQGRGATAEGPRKKTGGPRINREITSKQIRVIDHDGTMRGVMTPQDAVALAEESGFDLVEISPNVDPPVCKIVDYGKYKYEMQKKAAEARKKQKVIDIKEIKLRPTIDDHDFNIKMRNAQAFLKEGDKVKITMRFRGREAAHQDIAHGVLRRVRELLDPLGKVEQEPKFEGRQITMVIAAR; from the coding sequence ATTTCTATTATTCGTCAACCTTTTACCCCGCAGGGGCGCGGCGCAACAGCCGAAGGACCCCGCAAAAAAACCGGCGGCCCCCGTATTAACCGCGAAATTACCTCAAAACAAATCAGGGTGATTGATCACGATGGCACCATGCGCGGCGTTATGACGCCGCAGGATGCCGTGGCCCTGGCCGAAGAGTCCGGCTTTGACCTGGTCGAGATTTCCCCGAACGTCGATCCGCCGGTCTGCAAGATCGTCGATTACGGCAAATACAAATACGAAATGCAGAAAAAGGCCGCCGAGGCGCGCAAGAAGCAGAAGGTGATCGACATCAAGGAGATCAAGCTGCGCCCCACGATCGACGACCATGATTTCAACATCAAGATGCGCAACGCGCAGGCTTTTTTGAAAGAAGGCGACAAGGTGAAGATCACCATGCGCTTTCGCGGCCGCGAAGCGGCTCATCAGGATATCGCCCACGGCGTGCTGCGTCGCGTGCGCGAGTTGCTTGACCCGCTCGGCAAGGTCGAACAGGAACCGAAGTTCGAAGGCCGCCAGATCACCATGGTGATTGCGGCGCGCTAG
- a CDS encoding helix-turn-helix domain-containing protein has protein sequence MRPKSHTNADDEHRRALWRAILSLKNEDECRRFFIDLCTPGEIHDLTERWRIARLLDEGQLSYRDIAEVTGASTTTIGRVARFLVQEAHQGYSLIIGRTKKGKPAKAKKKPAKAKKARKKR, from the coding sequence ATGCGCCCCAAGTCCCATACCAATGCCGATGACGAACATCGCCGCGCCCTTTGGCGCGCCATTCTTTCACTGAAGAATGAGGATGAGTGCCGCCGCTTTTTTATCGATCTGTGCACCCCGGGCGAGATCCATGATTTGACCGAGCGTTGGCGTATCGCCCGGCTGCTTGACGAAGGCCAGCTTTCCTACCGCGATATCGCCGAGGTTACCGGCGCAAGCACCACCACCATCGGCCGCGTCGCGCGCTTTTTGGTGCAGGAAGCGCATCAAGGCTACAGCCTTATCATCGGCCGCACCAAAAAGGGCAAGCCCGCGAAGGCGAAAAAGAAGCCGGCCAAGGCAAAGAAAGCGCGCAAGAAGCGCTAG
- the thrS gene encoding threonine--tRNA ligase, with product MNQTAAKNTPVNITLPDGSVKSFAQAVTGAEIAASIGAGLAKAAMAVKIDGAVRDLNRPIERDAKIEIITRKSPDALELIRHDCAHIMAEAVQELFPGTQVTIGPAIENGFYYDFYREQPFSSDDLGAIEAKMKEIVQRDEPLVREVWTRQQAIDTFSKMGEKFKVELIEGLPEGEDISVYRQGTWFDLCRGPHLPSTRYAGTSFKLMKLAGAYWRGDSNNPMLQRIYGTAWRDDKELQSYLTMLEEAEKRDHRKLGRELDLLHFQDEAAGSVFWHPRGWTLYRMVENYIRRRLGRAGYVEVLGPQLIDSSIFKASGHWDMYGDNMFKITVPPRDGEGEAKHIGLKPMNCPGHVQIFKQGIKSYRDLPLRMAEFGMCHRNEPHGALHGLMRVRQFVVDDAHIFCTEDQIQNESVRFCELLRTIYADFGYEIARVRLADRPEKRVGSDTIWDKSEAALHGALKAAGLEYDMNPGDGAFYGPKIEFYLRDAIGREWQCGTLQVDFNMPERLDASYVGEDGQKHRPVMLHRAILGSLHRFIGILIEHYAGKFPLWLAPVQAMVCTITNDADDYAEDVAEALSHAGLRVETDLRGEKINAKIRDHSLQKIPLILVVGKKEAESKTVALRRLGNPQGGGENQQMLPLDEAAKLLGAEARAPDQTV from the coding sequence ATGAATCAAACTGCTGCAAAAAACACCCCTGTCAACATCACCCTGCCTGACGGCAGCGTGAAGAGCTTCGCGCAGGCCGTGACGGGCGCCGAGATCGCGGCATCCATCGGCGCGGGCCTCGCCAAAGCGGCCATGGCCGTGAAGATAGATGGCGCGGTGCGCGATCTGAACCGTCCCATTGAGCGCGACGCGAAGATCGAGATTATCACGCGTAAATCGCCGGACGCGCTCGAGCTCATTCGCCACGATTGCGCGCATATCATGGCCGAAGCGGTGCAGGAACTTTTTCCCGGCACACAGGTTACCATCGGCCCCGCGATCGAGAACGGCTTCTATTACGATTTTTACCGCGAGCAACCTTTTTCCTCAGACGATCTCGGCGCCATCGAAGCGAAGATGAAGGAAATCGTGCAGCGCGACGAACCGCTGGTGCGCGAGGTCTGGACCCGGCAGCAGGCGATCGACACTTTTTCCAAGATGGGCGAAAAGTTCAAGGTCGAACTGATCGAAGGCCTGCCCGAAGGGGAAGATATTTCGGTGTACCGGCAGGGCACATGGTTCGATCTGTGCCGGGGGCCGCACCTGCCTTCGACCCGCTATGCGGGCACCTCGTTCAAGCTGATGAAGCTGGCGGGCGCATACTGGCGCGGCGACAGCAACAACCCCATGCTGCAGCGTATCTACGGCACGGCATGGCGCGACGACAAGGAATTGCAATCCTACCTGACGATGCTTGAGGAAGCCGAAAAGCGCGACCACCGCAAGCTGGGGCGCGAGCTTGATCTTTTGCATTTCCAGGACGAGGCGGCGGGCAGCGTGTTTTGGCACCCGCGCGGCTGGACGCTGTATCGCATGGTCGAAAACTATATCCGCAGGCGGCTTGGACGCGCCGGCTATGTCGAGGTGCTCGGGCCGCAATTGATCGACAGCTCGATCTTCAAGGCTTCCGGCCATTGGGACATGTACGGCGACAACATGTTCAAGATCACGGTGCCGCCGCGCGACGGCGAGGGCGAAGCCAAGCATATCGGGCTTAAGCCCATGAACTGCCCCGGCCATGTGCAAATCTTCAAGCAAGGCATCAAAAGCTACCGCGATTTGCCGTTGCGCATGGCCGAATTCGGCATGTGCCACCGCAACGAGCCGCACGGCGCGCTGCACGGGCTGATGCGCGTGCGCCAGTTCGTGGTGGACGATGCGCATATTTTCTGCACCGAAGACCAGATCCAGAACGAAAGCGTCCGTTTCTGCGAATTGCTGCGGACAATCTATGCCGATTTCGGCTACGAGATTGCGCGCGTGCGGCTGGCCGACCGGCCGGAAAAGCGCGTGGGCAGCGATACAATCTGGGACAAATCGGAAGCCGCGCTGCACGGCGCGCTCAAGGCCGCCGGGCTGGAATATGACATGAACCCCGGCGACGGCGCTTTCTATGGCCCCAAGATCGAATTCTATCTGCGCGACGCGATCGGCCGCGAATGGCAATGCGGCACGCTGCAAGTCGATTTCAACATGCCCGAGCGGCTTGACGCTTCCTATGTGGGTGAAGACGGGCAGAAACATCGCCCGGTCATGCTGCACCGGGCCATCCTCGGCTCGCTGCACCGCTTCATCGGCATCCTGATCGAACATTATGCGGGCAAGTTCCCGCTCTGGCTTGCGCCGGTGCAGGCGATGGTCTGCACCATCACCAACGATGCCGACGATTACGCCGAAGACGTGGCCGAAGCGCTTTCCCATGCCGGGCTGCGGGTGGAAACCGATTTGCGCGGGGAAAAGATCAACGCCAAGATCCGCGATCATTCCTTGCAGAAAATTCCGCTGATCCTCGTGGTCGGCAAAAAAGAGGCCGAAAGCAAAACCGTCGCGCTGCGCCGCCTCGGCAACCCCCAGGGGGGCGGCGAAAACCAGCAGATGCTGCCGCTTGATGAAGCGGCCAAGCTTCTGGGCGCCGAAGCGCGCGCGCCGGATCAGACCGTATAA